The genomic window GTGGGGGGCGAGCGGGAATACCTGGAGCAGGGCGCTCCTGCGCCGGGAGGGGGTGCCGTTGGAGAGCGTCCGGTGGTTCGTCGGTCCCGTGGATCCCTGGCCCGACGCCCGCGGTCGACCCGCTCCCCGCCGGGGTCGAACCCGTGCCGCCGGGACGGTCCGTGGGTGAGATGCTGGTGGCTCGCGAGATGGACGTCGCGATGTGCCCGTGGGCTCCGCGCATGTTCCACGAGCCGGGCTCGAAGGTCAGGCGTCTGTACGCCGACTATCGGGCCGTCGAACGGGAGTACTACCGGCGTACGCGCATCTTCCCGGGACACCACGTGATCGTCCTGCGGCGTCCGGTTGTCGAGCGACACCCCCAGATCGTCGCGGCCGTCTTCGACGCGTTCGTCCGCGCGAGAGAGATGTCCGAGCAGAACCATCGCGTCCTGCACGAGTCGAGCCCGTGGGTGCTCGCCGACCTCGAAGATCAGGACGCCCTGCTGGGACCGGGGTTCAAGCCGTACGGGTATCGCGAGGACCGCGCCATGGTCGCCGCGTTCTGCGAGGAGCAGTTCGCCCAAGGCCTGATCCGCGAGCCGCTCGATCCGGACCTGCTGTTCGCGGACTTCGAGCGGCTCGCCGGTCCGGGGGCGGGATCCCGCAGAGCCTGACCGCGCGGGCGCGCCACCACGGGCGACCGCTCTGCTCCCGAGTGCGGCGCCGTCAGGAGTCCCGAGGCGGGAGCCGCCGCGCTGCCCAATCGTACGCCGGCGAGTAGCGCTCGTAGTGGACGACCTCTTCGAACTCCCGCCAGACGCGCCGGCTCGGCGCGGGTTCGTCCCCGTAGCCGGCGATCACCATGCCGACGGGGACAATGCGGGGAGGGAGGCCGAGGACGGCCTGGATGTGCTCCTCGTGGAAGTCGCCGATGAACGCCGTAGCCAGCCCGCGGTCGGTCGCCGCCAGCATGAAGAGCAGCGCCGCGTACGCGACGTCCACGTACAGGTACTTGTGCGCGCCGCGGGCACCGTATCGCTCGGCTTCGCGCATCAGGTCACCGCAGAAGACCACGGTCACGCGGCCCGCGTCCGGGCGGGCCCCCCGGCTCCAGGATGCGGCGGCCAGCCCCGCGCGAATCTCTGGATCGCGCACCACGACGACTTCGAGCGGCTGCGTGTGCCCCGCGCTCGGCGCGCGCTGCGCCACGCGCAGCAGATCTTGCAGGACGTCGTCGGGCACCGGCCGGGGGTCGAACGTTCGGATCATGCGTCGCCTGCGGAGCACGTCCCTGAACTCCATCGGTGCCTCCTGGGTCGGGGTGCGGCGCAGGTTAGACGCGCGCGCGCCGGATTCCTGGGCCGCGCGGGCGCGCGTTGACGCGCGCGTCTGGCCCTGGTATAGTGTAATTGTCGTCATACATGCGTTCGGTGGGAGATGCCGAAGGCATTTCCCACGGTGTGTCGCAGGCCTTGCTCGTGACGAGTTGGTCCCGGCGAGACACGCGCAGATGCCGGCACCAGCTTGAGCGGCTCAGCCGCGCCCGGTCTTCGACCGGGACACGAGGAGGCGATTGGTATCAGTAGCACACTGACAGAAACCCTGCCCTCAGATCCACGGCTTCTAGAATCTGCACCTTCGTTTGAGGCGCTATCCCTTCGAAAAGAAACGTCCGGCGCGGTGGAGGCATTGGGCTGGACGCAGCCCACACCGATCCAGTCGCAAGTCATCCCGGTGATGATCGGCGGACGGGACGTCGTCGGTCAGGCGCAGACCGGTTCCGGCAAGACCGGTGCGTACGGCATTCCCCTCGTCGAGCGGCTCGACCCGGTCAAACGGACGCTGCAGGGGCTCGTCCTCGTGCCCACGCGCGAACTGGCGCTGCAGGTGGCGGGGGACGTGCGCGCGCTCGGCCGAGCGCGCGGCCTCAAGGTCGTCGCGCTGTACGGCGGGCAGGCGATCGACCGCCAGTTCGCGGAACTGCGGCGTCACCCGCACATCGCCGTCGCGACCCCCGGGCGTCTGCTCGACCACATGCAGCGCGGGACGGTGACGATCGGGCAGGCGGAGATCGTCGTGCTCGACGAAGCCGATCGCATGCTGGACATGGGGTTCCTCCCGGACGTCACGCGCATCCTGGGGCGGACGCCGAAAACTCGGCAGACCGCGCTGTTCTCCGCGACGATGCCCGGAGAGATTCGCACGATCGCGACGCAGCAGATGCGCGATCCCGTGTGGGTCGCGATCGAATCCCAGGCGCGGACGGTCGAAACCGTCGAGCAGTTCTACGTGGAGGTCGCCGAGGAAGACAAGGTCAAAGCGCTACGGCGGCTCCTTCGGGACGAGCCGATTCACTCGGGGTTGGTCTTCCGGCGCACGCGGCATCGGGCCGACCGGCTGGCGCGGGCGTTCGCCCGGGACGGCGAGGTCGGCGTCATCCACGGGGGCATGCGGGAAGGCGCGCGGCTCAAGGCGCTGCGTGACTTCGAGGAGAAGCGCGTCCGGCTCTTGATCGCCACGAACGTCGCCGCGCGGGGACTCGATCTCGCCGAGGTCTCCCACGTGATCAACTACGACATCCCCGAGGACGTCGACACCTACATCCACCGGATTGGGCGCACGGCGCGCGCCGGCCGGGCGGGGACGGCGATCACGTTCGTGGGGCAGTACGATCTCGAATTGTTCGATCAGCTGCGACGCGGCATTGGGGCCTCGCTCCGGCCGCACCCGCTCAACATCTACGAGACGTCGCGCGGCGCCCGGTAGAGCGTCCGCGCAGGCGGCCTGGGCCCCGGTGGCGCGCCACCGGGGCCCGTCGATTGTCCCGCCGCTCCGCCGCTTCGAGACACGACGATCGCCCGCACCTCGTCCGGCAGGCGCAGGCGCGCGGACGTGCGGGGGTTCGGCCACCACTGGTAGCGTCGGAGATCGACGGTGAGGTCGGCCCGGACGCGCACGCCGTCCCGCTGCAACGCCCGCTGATGCCCCGCGCGCCCGCCGTCATAGCCGGAGGCGAGGCCGCCCGCGCGGTTCACGACGCGTTGCCACGGGAGCTGCGGGCCGCCGGCGTGAGCGATCCAGCCGACCTGACGGGCCGCCCGCGGGTGCCCGGCGAGCAGGGCGAGTTGCCCGTACGTGACGACCCGTCCGCGCGGCACGCATCGTAGAATCTCCCACACCCGCTCCCGAAACCCCGCCGTGCGTCCCCGACTGCTCGGCGCCGCGTCGAGCCTGCGCTTGATCCGTTGCGCGCGATGCGCCGGCCGCGTGATGCGTTCGTCCGGATCGATGGGGTACGGCATTCGTCTGCTCCCTCCGCGCGTGAGGCGCCGGCGCCGCGTCGTGTCGCGCACACCCTCGGTGATTTCCGCCGGGCGGGCGGGCGGATCCTGCGGCCGCACGCGCCGCGCGACGCGTCTTTGCGCGCCGGCGCGCCCCCGATCGACCGCCGGAGACGCATGAGAACGTCTCTCAGCAGGCGGGCCTCCGCGGGGCTGATTGGATGAGATCTCGTTATCGGTGGGGCCGATTGATCGAACGGGAACGGGTATTCTAGAAGGGTTTCGGGGCGGATCTTGCAACCGAGTATGTCCGGCCGACCCGTAGGATTTCCGGCGAATTCGATGGCTGCCGACGAGGGTCTCGTGTTCTCTCAGAATCTTTGCGAATTCCTCGGTTTCCCAGCAGGAAAAAAGAAAGTAGTGTCGTATCTGGGGTATCGAGGGGCAAGACACGGTCCCCCTGGACACCACCAATCGAAAGGAGGGCCCCATTCATGGCAACCAAGAAGAAGGCAGCCAAGAAGGGCAAGAAGCGCTAACTCGCGTTTCGGCCTTTTCTGAGGGGCGTCGCTCGATCGAGCGGCGCCCCTTGTCCGTTGTCTCGGGTGGTCTGCGCTGCACGCGAGGGAGATCGCGCGCACACCGCCCGCGCAGGATGCCCCGGCGCTCGGGCGGAACTCCTGCACCATGACGGATCCACGGATCGAGAAGCTCACCCGCGTGCTCGTGCACTACTCGCTCGGTCTCCAGCGCGGACAGTTGGTGCGGATTCGGGGGTCGGCGCTCGCCTCCGCCCACATCCTGGCGGCGTACCGGGAGGCGCTGCGGGCCGGCGCGCACCCGACGGTGCGCGTCGCCATCGACGGGCTCGAGGAGACCTACTACCGTACCGCGACCGACGACCAGCTTCGCTACGTCTCGGAGTTGGACCGGCACGAGGTCGAGACGCTCGATGCGGAACTGTCGTTTCTCGGCGCCTACAACACCCGCGCGCTCACGCGCGTAGATCCCGGCCGGATGCGGATGCGCCGCGAGGCGACGCGCGAGCTGAGCCGCCGCTTCATGGAGCGCGCCGCGAGCGGGGCGCTGCGGTGGTGCCTGACGCAGGCGCCGACCCACGCGGACGCCCAAGAGGCCGAGATGTCGCTGGCCGAGTACGAGGACTTCGTCTATACTGCGGGGCACCTCGACGAAGCGGATCCCGTGGCGGCGTGGGAGCGGGTCGCGCGCGAGCAGGACGCGGTGTGCGACCGGCTCGGCCGGACCCGGACCCTGCGCATCGTCGGCCCCGACACCGATCTGACCGTGTCCGTCGCCGGGCGGCGCTGGATCAGCGCGGCCGGCACGCACAACTTTCCCGACGGCGAGGTGTTCACGGGGCCGGTCGAGGACGCGACCCGCGGCACCGTCCGCTTCTCGTTCCCCGCGATCTACGGCGGGCGGGAGGTGACCGACGTGCGGATCGTGTTCGAGGGGGGTCGCGTCGTGTCCGCGACCGCCGCGAAGGGGGAGGAGTTCCTCAAGGCGATGCTCGACGTGGATGCCGGCGCGCGGGTGCTCGGCGAGTTCGCGTTCGGGCTGAACTACGACATCCAGCAGTTCACGCGCAACATTCTCTTCGACGAGAAGATCGGGGGCACGCTGCACATGGCGTTCGGGGCGGCATACCCGGAGACCGGCGGCAAGAACAACTCCGGCCTCCACTGGGACATGATTCTCGATCTCCGGGACACCGGTGCGGAAGTGCACGCAGACGGCGAGGTGGTCTACCGGAACGGGCGATTCCTGACGTAGCGCCGTCGTCCGGTCACGCGGCGCCGTAGGCGCGCTCCACCCTGGTCACGAGATCGGTGAACTCCTCGTGCGTGCGCTCGGCGACCTCGTCCGCCACCTCGGCGTACCGGGGACCCTCGGACGCCTTCACCTGGATGTTGGAGAGCACCCGTCCTTCGAGTTCTTGAAGGAGTTCGAGGACGTCCTCTTTCGGAAATGGGCCCCATTCGCCGCCGACCAGCCGTTCGATGAACTCGTCGAGCGGCCGATACTCGTCCTGGCATACCGTGTCGTAGAGTTCCCACAAGCGGTCGTTCACGGCACTCCTCCCACGAGCTCCCACGCGTCCAGCAGCGCGGCGACGCTCCACGCTTGGGCGATGCACCCCCGGGCGGTGTGCGGCGAGTCTCCATCGAAGATCTCGCCGGCAGTCCCGAGGCCGGCTTCCAGCAGATGCGCCCGGAACGGCTCGAGCAGCCGGCGCCCGGCCGCGCGATCGCCGGTGAGCCGCACGAGGGCGGCGACGTAGGGGCCGAGCCACCACGCCCACGCCGTGCCCTGATGGTACGCTTCGTCGCGGGAGGCCACGCCGCCCTCGTACCGGCCGTGGTACGCCGGCGAGTCCGGCGCGAGCGAGCGCAGCCCGAACGGCGTGAGCAGCCTGGTCCTGACCGCGTCGAGCACGCGGCGCGCCGTCGGGCCGTCGAGCAGCGCGTGCGGAAGCGAGAGCGCGAGCAGCTGGTTCGGCCGGAGGGACGGATCGGGCGTGCCGTCGGGGGCGATCACGTCGTAGAGGTACCCGCCCTCTTCGTAGAAGAACCGCCGGCAGAACGTGCGGCGGAGAGCCGCCGCCTCGGCGGTGTACCCGGTGCCGTCGAGGCCGACGGCGTCTGACCAGGCGGCCAACCGGCACAGTGTCTCGTGCCAGAGGGCGTTGAGATCCACGGCCTTGCCCGCGCGCGGCGTCACCGCGCGCCCGTCGTACCGCGCGTCCATCCAGGTCAGGGCGAGTCCAGGGGCGCCGGCTTCCAGGAGACCGTCGGCGGGGTCCACGCGAATCCCGTGGCGCGTCCCCGCCCGGTACCGGGCCACGATCTCGCGAAGCGCGGGGAATACGCGGTCGAGCAGCGGCCGGTCCGGCACGCGCTCGAGGTAGCGGCCGACCGCGTGCGCGTACCAGAGGGCTGCGTCGGCACTCGTGTACTCGGGCGCCGTCCCGTCGTCGGGGAATCGGTTGGGCAGCATCCCCTCGCTCACGGTTCCGGCGAACGCGAGGAGGATCTCCCGCGCGTCCTCGGGCCGCCCCGTCGCCAGGGTGAGACCGGGGAGGGAGATCATCGTGTCCCGCCCCCAGTCGGCAAACCAGTGGTAGCCGGCGATCACCGAGCGGCGGGTCGCGCCGCGGACGAGAAACTGATCGGCCGCCAACACGAGCCGCCTCGGTAGCCCGCCGCTTGAGGGAAGCGGGACCGGGTCGGGCGCAAGATGCGCGGCGCGGTCGACGAGCGCCCGCTGCCGGCGGCGTTCGGTCTCGTATCCGTCCGGCCCCTCCGCCGGCGGGCCGTCGGGGTCGGCGGACGCCACGAGCGTGATGTCCCCTCGGGGCTCGAGCGGGGCGACGAAGGCACCCGGCACGTACAGGTCCTCCACGTGGTCGAGCCCGCGGTCGCGTTCCGCGCGGTGGAGAAACCGCCAGTGCCATTCCGGCCG from bacterium includes these protein-coding regions:
- a CDS encoding nitroreductase family protein, with amino-acid sequence MEFRDVLRRRRMIRTFDPRPVPDDVLQDLLRVAQRAPSAGHTQPLEVVVVRDPEIRAGLAAASWSRGARPDAGRVTVVFCGDLMREAERYGARGAHKYLYVDVAYAALLFMLAATDRGLATAFIGDFHEEHIQAVLGLPPRIVPVGMVIAGYGDEPAPSRRVWREFEEVVHYERYSPAYDWAARRLPPRDS
- a CDS encoding DEAD/DEAH box helicase yields the protein MEALGWTQPTPIQSQVIPVMIGGRDVVGQAQTGSGKTGAYGIPLVERLDPVKRTLQGLVLVPTRELALQVAGDVRALGRARGLKVVALYGGQAIDRQFAELRRHPHIAVATPGRLLDHMQRGTVTIGQAEIVVLDEADRMLDMGFLPDVTRILGRTPKTRQTALFSATMPGEIRTIATQQMRDPVWVAIESQARTVETVEQFYVEVAEEDKVKALRRLLRDEPIHSGLVFRRTRHRADRLARAFARDGEVGVIHGGMREGARLKALRDFEEKRVRLLIATNVAARGLDLAEVSHVINYDIPEDVDTYIHRIGRTARAGRAGTAITFVGQYDLELFDQLRRGIGASLRPHPLNIYETSRGAR
- a CDS encoding MGMT family protein codes for the protein MPYPIDPDERITRPAHRAQRIKRRLDAAPSSRGRTAGFRERVWEILRCVPRGRVVTYGQLALLAGHPRAARQVGWIAHAGGPQLPWQRVVNRAGGLASGYDGGRAGHQRALQRDGVRVRADLTVDLRRYQWWPNPRTSARLRLPDEVRAIVVSRSGGAAGQSTGPGGAPPGPRPPARTLYRAPRDVS
- a CDS encoding aminopeptidase, with the protein product MTDPRIEKLTRVLVHYSLGLQRGQLVRIRGSALASAHILAAYREALRAGAHPTVRVAIDGLEETYYRTATDDQLRYVSELDRHEVETLDAELSFLGAYNTRALTRVDPGRMRMRREATRELSRRFMERAASGALRWCLTQAPTHADAQEAEMSLAEYEDFVYTAGHLDEADPVAAWERVAREQDAVCDRLGRTRTLRIVGPDTDLTVSVAGRRWISAAGTHNFPDGEVFTGPVEDATRGTVRFSFPAIYGGREVTDVRIVFEGGRVVSATAAKGEEFLKAMLDVDAGARVLGEFAFGLNYDIQQFTRNILFDEKIGGTLHMAFGAAYPETGGKNNSGLHWDMILDLRDTGAEVHADGEVVYRNGRFLT
- a CDS encoding amylo-alpha-1,6-glucosidase; translated protein: MDARRAPANRGSGTGRAGGEALSLASPLFGFLDALLRREWLVTNGLGGYASGTVAGANTRRYHGLLVAALAPPVGRTVLVAKVDETVEIDGRLIALGTNEYHDGTIAPEGYRHLTGFHLDGTLPVWTFALPQATIEKTIWMPHERNAACVRYRLRPGSRPVRLTIRPYLTERDYHTLTRGRPEWRFDLARLPRGIRVVPWPGATPYAITTSAGAFVERPEWHWRFLHRAERDRGLDHVEDLYVPGAFVAPLEPRGDITLVASADPDGPPAEGPDGYETERRRQRALVDRAAHLAPDPVPLPSSGGLPRRLVLAADQFLVRGATRRSVIAGYHWFADWGRDTMISLPGLTLATGRPEDAREILLAFAGTVSEGMLPNRFPDDGTAPEYTSADAALWYAHAVGRYLERVPDRPLLDRVFPALREIVARYRAGTRHGIRVDPADGLLEAGAPGLALTWMDARYDGRAVTPRAGKAVDLNALWHETLCRLAAWSDAVGLDGTGYTAEAAALRRTFCRRFFYEEGGYLYDVIAPDGTPDPSLRPNQLLALSLPHALLDGPTARRVLDAVRTRLLTPFGLRSLAPDSPAYHGRYEGGVASRDEAYHQGTAWAWWLGPYVAALVRLTGDRAAGRRLLEPFRAHLLEAGLGTAGEIFDGDSPHTARGCIAQAWSVAALLDAWELVGGVP